GGGGGTGTTGGGGCACGCGGCTTAGGGTGGCGAAACCGTTTGGAAGTCGCGCGAAGCTCCGCGCATGATAGAGTCACGAGCGTCCCAAGCTACGAAGCGATCCATGACGCCGAATGTCGATGATGGCCTTCCTCAGCCAAAGCGCTCCGGCGACGGCTTCTGGACTATTCCTCGCCTGCTGGGCCTTTTGGCTGCGCTCATAGTGGCGCATCTAGGCGCTTCGGCGGCCTACAGCGCTGGCTTCCTCTCCACGCCCCTGTTTGGCGCCTGGGCCATGGCGATGAACCTGGGACAAGCGGCCATTTTCCTTCCGATTACGCTTCGCCTGTACAGACACTACAAGAAGCTGCGGAGCGGCGGGCCTTAATGGCAGCGGCGCTTAGGGATGGCTGCTAACCTCCCAGCACCTCGGCCAGCGCCGCGACCACCTGATCCACGTCCTCGTCCGCCATCCCCGGATAGAGCGGCAGGGAGAGGCAGCGGTCGTACCAGGCGTTCGCGCCGGGCAGGTCGAGCTCGCCGTAGCGTTCCCGGTAGTAGGGCTGGGTGTGGACCGGGATGTAGTGGACCTGGGTGCCGACGCCGCGCGTCTTGAGCGCCTCGACCACCTCGCGCCGCATCTTGCCGGCGGCCTCGAAGTCGATCAGGGCGACCATCAGGTGCAGCACCGGGTCGCTCCAGTCCGGACGGGTCGCCAGACGCACGAGCGGGGCCAGGGGCGCCAGGGCCTCGGCGTAGCGCGCGGCCAGCAGCCGGCGTCGGGCGGCGAAGCGGTCGAGCTTGGCGAGCTGGGTAATCCCCAGCGCGCAGAGGATGTCGGACAGGCGGTAGTTGAAGCCCGGCTCCGGCATTTCGTACCACCAGGGATCGCCGCCCTCGGGACGCACCATGCCGTGGCTGCGCAGGCGCCTCAGGCGCTCGGCCAGGCGCGCGTCATTGGTGGTGACCATGCCGCCCTCGCCGGTGGCGATGGTCTTCACCGGGTGGAACGAGAAGGTGGCCATGGCCGAATGACGGCAGTCGCCCACCTTCTCGACGTTGTTGCCGACGGTCAGGGTCGAGCCCAGCGCGTGGGGCGCGTCCTCCACCAGCACGGCCCCTGCTTCGCGCGCCAGGGCCTCGAGCCCCGGCAGGTCGGCCGTGTCCCCGCGCAGGTGGACCGGCAGGACCGCGCGGAGTTTTCGGTCTCCCACTCGGGTCAACGCGTCCGCCAAGGTGTCGGCGGTCATCAGCCCCGTCTCGGCATCGACGTCGGCGAAAACCACCTCGGCGCCCACATAGCGGGCGCAGTTGGCGGTGGCGAGGAAGGTGATGGACGGCGCGATCACCACCTCCCCCGGCTGGACGTCGAGGGCCAGCATGGCCAGGTGCAGGGCCGCGGTGCCGTTGGCGCAGGCGATGGCGTGCTTGGCCCCCACCACCTCGCGGAAGGCCGCCTCGAAGGCGTCCACCGTCGGGCCCGTGGTCAGGAAGTCGCCGCGCAGGGCTTGCGCGACCGCGGCGATGTCGTCGTCCTCGATGGTCTGGCGGCCGTAGGGGAGCATGGCCTAGTCGGTCGCCCGGCGGCGGCGGCCGTCCGGACCGCGATCTTCCAGCAGGGTCAGCAGCCCGTCGCCCGACAGCCACTCCTCATTGGTGTCGCTGGCGTAGGAGAAGCCTTCCTCGACCAGGGGATGGGTGTGGGCGAAGGGATCGCGCGGATATTCCACGAAGGCCGGCTCGATGGCGTAGCGGTCGCCCAGGTCGACCGTGGTGCGCGCGTCGTCCACCGAGATCATCATCTCGTGCAGCTTCTCGCCGGGTCGGATGCCGATCACCTTGATGGCGACGCCCGGCGCCATGGCCTGCGCCAGGTCGGTCATCTTCATGGAGGGGATCTTGGGCACGAAGATCTCGCCGCCGCGCATCTGGTTCAGGGACGACAGCACGAAGTCGACCCCCTGGTTCAGCGTGATCCAGAACCGGGTCATCCGCGCGTCGGTGATCGGCAGCTCGGTCACGCCCTTGGCGATCAGCCGCTGGAACAGCGGGGCCACCGAGCCGCGCGAGCCCACCACATTGCCGTAGCGGACCACCGAGAACCGCGTCCCGATGTCGCCCGACAGGTTGTTGGCCGCCACGAAGGTCTTGTCCGAGGCGAGCTTGGTCGCCCCATAGAGGTTCACCGGGTTGCAGGCCTTGTCGGTGGAGAGCGCCACCACCTGCTTCACGTGGTTGTACAGGCAGGCCCAGACCACGTTCTCGGCGCCCATGATATTGGTGTGGATGCACTCCGAGGGATTGTATTCCGCCGCCGGGACCTGTTTCAGCGCCGCGGCGTGGATCACGATGTCGACGCCGCGCATGGCCAGCTGCAGTCGCTCGCGATCGCGCACGTCGCCCAGGAAGAAGCGCATGGGCGTCAGCGTCGCGGCGTCGAACTTCTCCGCCAGATCGATCTGCATCTCGTGCTGCTTCAGCTCGTCGCGGGAATAGACGATCAGTTTCCGAGGCTTGGCCTGGGTCAACACGGTCTCGATGAAGCGGCGCCCGAACGATCCCGTGCCGCCGGTGACCAGGATCACCTTGCCGTCGAGATCCAGGGAAGTGGGTGCGAACCGGCCCAAAAGCGGCGCTCCTGAAGGGAAATGCGAATCTTCGCCGCACTCTCGACCCCCGGACGTAAAGAGAGCGCTAACCATGATGTGGCGTGCTGTCGCGCATGGACAGCCGCCCCCTCCTCGCCCTCGCCCTGATCGCCGCGCTCGCGCCGGGCGCAGCCCTGGCCTCCGGCCCGGAGAAGAAGAAGGGCGGCGGCCTGACCTTCATCCAGCTCAACACCCTGACGTCCACGGTGATCCGCCCCGACGGCCGCCGTGGGGTGCTGACGGTGGAGACCGGGATCGACGTCCCCGACGAGAAGCTGCGGGCCAAGGCCGAGATGCTCGTGCCGCGGCTGCGGGCGGCCTATGTCCAGTCGTTGCAGATCTACGCCTCTGGCATGAACCCCAATTCGGCGCCCAACGCCGACCAGCTGGCGATCCAGCTGCAGCGCGAGACCGACCGGGTCATGGGCCAGAAGGGAGCCAAGCTGCTGCTCGGCACGATGCTGATGAACTGACTATTTCAGTTCCTCCCCCAGCGCGCAGCGCGGTTTGGGGGAGGTGGATCGTCGCCTCTTCGCGACGAGACGGAGGGGGTTGAAGCGCACAAAAGCGAGTCAAAGTCCCCCTCAGTCAGCTTCGCTGACAGCTCCCCCAGAGGGGGAGCATCTAGGCCCTTGTTGCAGTCTCACATCGCCGAGATGCCGCCGTCGAGCTTCAGCTCCGCGCCGGTCATGAACTTGCTCTCGTCGCTGGCCAGATAGAGCACCGCATTGGCGATGTCCTCGGGCTCGCCGATGTGGCCGAGCGGGATCTGGCGAGCCAGCTTGCCCTCGGCGACCTCCTTGCCGAACTGCTGGCGCAGGGGGTCGAGGATCGGGGTGTCGATGAAGGTCGGATGGATGGAATTCGAGCGGATATCCAGGCCCTGCTTGGCGCAGTGCAGGGCGATGCCCTTGCTGAGCAGCCAGACCCCGGCCTTCGAGGCGTTGTAGACCGGCGAGTTGTGGGCCGCGATCAGGCCCGCGATCGAGGAGATGTTGACGATCGAACCCGGCTGGCAGGCGCGCATGTATTTCAGCGCGTGCTTGGTCCCGAGGAACACCGAGTCGACATTGACGCTCATCACCAGCTTCCAGTCCTCGAGACTGAGCTGCTCGATATTGCCGCCGCGGCTGATGCCGGCGTTGTTGACCAGGACCGAGATGCCGCCCATGGCCGCATCGGCCTCCTCCAGGGCGAAGATCCACTGGTCTTCCTTTGTGACGTCCAGCGGGAAGGCGAAGGCCGTACCTTCCCCGTGCGCCGCGTTGATCTCGGCGGCGACCGCCTTGGCGCCTTCATGATTGATGTCGGCGATGGAGACCTTGGCCCCCTCGTCGGCCAGCTTGCGCGCCATGGCCGCGCCCAGCCCCTGTGCTCCGCCGGTGATGAAGGCCTTCTTGCCCGCGACCCGTCCCGCCATCGTCGTCTCCCGTCCGCTTGTTATTTGCCGCCGGCCGCCGCGGCGGCGTCATTCATGAAGGTGGCCAGGGTGACGTCCAGCTCGGTGACGCCGTCGGCGTCGTGGGTTGCGAGCGTCACGTCCACCCGATTGTAGACATTGAACCACTCCGGATGGTGGTCGAGTTGCTCGGCGCGTATCGCCGCGCGGGTCATGAAGCCGAAAGCCGCGTTGAAGTCGGCGAACTTGAAGCTGCGCTGGATGGCGTCGCGCTCTCCGGGCAGGGTGCTCCAGCCCGGCAGGCGGGCGAGCGCCGCCTGGGCGCCGATCCTGGCCGGCCTGGTCACGCCGAGATCTCCGCCTCGAAGATCAGGCCGGTGGCGGCCGAGAGCTCGGCCAGGGTCAGGTCGACGTCGGTCACCTTGATGGCGCGCATGCCCAGCGCCGCGGCCGGTTTGCAGTTGATGCCCAGGTCGTCGAGATAGACGCAGTTCTCCGGCGCCACGGCCAGGGCTTCGCACATCATCAGGTAGATCCTCGGGTCGGGCTTGCGCACCCCGGCCTTGGAGCTCTCGATGACGTGGTCGAACAGCGGGAGGATCTGGCCCATGGCGCCGGCCGCCTGCTGGGGCGCATCGGCGCCCGGGCTGTGGTGGCTGACCATGTTGTTGGTGATGCAGCCGACCTTGAAGTGCGCCTTGCAGGTCCGCAGCGCCGCCACCATCCGCGGCCGCACGGCTCCCGACAGCAGGGGCAGGACGTCGCGACCAGGCACCGGATGGCCGAGCGCCGTGGATTCGGCCAGGAACAGGTCGTCGAAGCCCCTGGCGTCGACCTCGTTGCGCTCGAACAGGGCCCAGGCGTTGGTGTCGGGATTGGTGGAATTGACCTTGCGGATCAGGTCCTTGGGCACGCCGTTCGCCGCCTCGTAGCGCGCGAAGGCCTCGAAGGGCGAGGTGGTGAACACCCCGCCGAAATCCCAGATCACCGCCTCGACCGTCATGAATTCAATCCGCCGTTTGAAATGCGGCGCGACGCTAGCGCCCGGCCGCCGAAAGTGGAAACCGCTTTTGCCGGAAGCCGCGTTCACAGGCTAGAGAGGGGCATGCGCGCCACCTTCGCCTTCATCCCCCGGCCCCTCCGCCTGGGCGTCTTCCTGCTGGCGGTCGGCGTGATCCTCTACCTGACCCTCGCGCCCAGCGAAGACGTCCCGGGCGACAGCCTGATCTGGGACAAGGCGGCGCACGCCATCGCCTTCGGGCTGCTGGTGCTGATCGGCCTGTTGTTCTCAACCCATCGCCGCTGGAAGGTGGTGCTGGCGGTCTGGGGCCTGGCGGTCGGGATCGAGGTGGCGCAGGCCATGATGCCGTTCGGCCGCCAGGGGGACTGGCGCGACGCCCTGGCCGACACCGTCGGAATCGTTATTGGGTTAACCTTCTGGTCCCTCGCCCGGCGCTTGAAGCCGAGGCCGCCAGCGCTGGAAAAAGACCTTTCGTTACAATAGAATATTCTTAATTGTCGCCCGTCAGGCGCGGTGGCCTCGCCCCTGGGGTGAAAGCCACAGCGTTAACGGGAATTGATCCGCATCCTTGGGGTTACGTCTCTGTAGCTGCCGGAAAATCCGCCATGCGCCTGCGTTCGATCCTGCCTCTCGCCGCCTTCCTGGCGCTCGCCGCGTGCGACAACGCCGCCGAGCGGCCGAAGATCGCCTCGAAGGACGCCACGCCGGGCGCGGTCACTCAGGTTCTGCCGGCCCCGAAGGCCGCGGCTCCGGGAACCCAGGCGGCCGCCGGCTGCTGCGCGTGCCCGACGCCGGCCCAGGTCGCCGCCTGTCCTCCCAGCATGGCGCCCGAGCGCGCCGCGCCGCCGGTGAAGGTCAAGCATCACGGCGCCTACAAGGCCCGCCGCCATGTCGCCGCCCGCGCCCCGGCTCGGACCGAACGGCGTGCCGAGCGCCGATATGTCCGCGTCGAACGCCCTGCCTACGCGCCCGTCGAGCGCGACTACGCGCGCGTCGAGCGCCACGAGGAGACGCGCATCGAAGAACGCCGCGACTATGCCCGCGAGGACTTCGAGCGCCGGGAGATGGAGCGCCGAGACTTCGAGCATCGCGAGTTCGAGCGTCGCGAATACGAACGCCGCGAGTTCGCCCGCCGCGATCTGGAACGTCGCGACCTCGAGCGCCGCGAAATGGCGCGCCGGGAATTCGAACATCGCGAGATGGCCCGCCGCGACGAGGAGCGCCGGCAGCAGGCGCGCCACGAGGAAGAACGCCGTCTGCAGCTCGCCTGGCGCGAACAGGAAGCCCGTCGCGCGGCCCGCGCCTATGACGATGTCCGCCGCGAGGAGCGCTACGAGTCCTCGGTCCGCTATTCGGAACGCAGCGGCGGCTACAGCTCGGGCGGGTACGCGTCCGGTGGGTCGGCCTGCAACACCTGCATCCGTCCCGCCGCCGGCCGCGACGCCGCCGGCTTCCTGACCTGGCCCGGCAAGCGCTAGACCGCGCCCCGCGACGGCTCCTATCATCGCCCCCAGTTTCAGGGGGACTTCATGGCCAAGGGTCAGGCGAAGGGCGGCAAACCCGCCCCGTCGATCTATCTCGCGACGCCGGCCTATGGCGGCCTCGTCTACATCCACTACGTCCAGTCGCTGCTGGCCCTGACCACCGCCTGCATCAGCCGGGGCGTGCGGCTGCGCAGTGAGATGATGGGCGGAGAAGCCCTGATCCAGCGCGGCCGCGCCCGGATGCTGGCCAAGTTCCTCAACGAAACCGACGCCAGCCACATCCTGTTCTGCGACGCCGACATCGGCTTTGCGCCCGACAACCTCTGGCGGCTGCTTAAGTCGGGCCATGACGTCGTCGCCGGCGTCGCCCCGGCCAAGACCCTCAACTGGGAGAAGGCCCGCCTCGCGATCCTGGCCGGCGCCAAGGACCTGCAGACCGCCGCCCAGCAGTATGTGGTTCGCTTCCTGCCCACGCCCGACAACAGTGTCCAGGTAGAGGACGGTTTCGCGCGCGTGGCCTATTGCGGAACCGGCTTCATGCTGATCAGCCGCAAGGCCGCCAAGACGGTGGTCGAGGCCCATCCCGAACTCACCGCCAAGATGGGCGACATGGCCGAGGGCGGCGGCGACGCGGTCATGGTGTTCGACACCATGATCGAGCCGGGGACCGGCCAGTACCTTTCCGAGGACTACGCCTTCTGCCGCCGCTGGCGCGACCTGGGCGGGGAAATCTGGGTCGACCTGGAATCGCCCCTGACCCACGTGGGCACGGGAACCTTCACCGGCGCCGCCATCCACGCCCTCCGCAAGGGCTGACGCAATCGTTCAACCGAACAGTTGACAATCCCTTCCGTGCCGATATGTTAAACCACATGGTTCAACAACTCGGCGCCAGCCTCGCCGAACGCTTCCGAATTCTTGAAAGCTTGCTGCGCCAAAGCCCGAAGGAGCAAACCGATCCGATGACGTCCGCCAATGGCCACGGCCGCCTGGTCGCGCCCGACACCGTCCGCTTCGAACGCCTGTTGCCCGGTCCCGTCGACCGGGTCTGGGCCTATGTCACCGACGGCGAGATGCGCGGGAAGTGGCTGGCCTCCGGGGTCTGGGACCTCCGTGTCGGCGGCCGGGTCGAGCTGAATTTCATGCATGCCGACCTCTCGCCCATCAAGGAGCCGCCCCCTCCCGGATTCGAGCAGATGGCCGGGGGGCATTCGGCGGTCGGCGAGGTCCTGGCGATCGATCCGCCGCGCATGGTGGCGATCACCTGGGAGGGCGGCTCGAACGTGACTTTCGAGCTGGCCGAGCGCGGCGACGAGGTCCTGCTGACCCTCACCCACCGCAAGCTCGCCTCCCGCGCCGAGCTGCTCAACGTCGCCGGCGGCTGGCACACCCACCTGGGGGTGCTGGAGGACCAGGCCCGTGGCCGCGCGCCCAAGCCGTTCTGGTCGGCCTGGCTGGCGCTCAAGGGCGAATATGAGGCGCGCATTCCCTGATCGAGCCGAGGCGGTCGGGCAATCCCGGCCGCCCCTTGGGTCCGCCGCGCGAATGAGGGAAGCTCAGGCTTGCCCGACCCGGAAACCCCAGTGCTGAGCCCAGATCCGCAAGCCGTCCTCGCGCGCCTCCGCGCCGCCTCCCTGTCCCTGGCCGAGACCGACGAGGTCATCTCGCACGGCATCCCGGCCTTCCGGGTGGCGGGCAAGATGTTCGCGTATTTCAGGCACAACCATCACGGCGACGACTTGACCGTGGTCTGCGTCAAGACCTCCGGGCGCGACGAGCAGGAGCTTCTGATGGAGCTCGATCCCGACCTCTATAGCTGGCCGGCCTATCTGGGCCCCTCGGGCTGGATCTCCATCAACCTCGCCCCCGACGACACCGACTGGACCCACGTGGCCGACCGGCTGGGCGCCAGCTGGCGCCTGGCCGCGCCGAAGCGCCTGCTGCCCGTGGTGTAGGTTTTCAAGGGAACCGCTGGCGCACCCGACACGATTCGAACGTGTGACCTTTGCCTTCGGAGGGCAACGCTCTATCCAGCTGAGCTACGGGTGCATATGCGCGGGAAGGCTCCTCTAGCGGAAAGCGCGCCCGAACGAAAGAGCCGTCAGGCCGCCGCCTTGGACGTCAGCGAGACGAAGACGTCCTCCAGGTCCGGGTCCTCCGTCGAGATGTCCCTGATGTGCAGGCCGGTGGCTCGGACGGCGGCCAGCACCTGCTCCACGCTAGACTGGCCGGTCCGATAGGTGACCGAGAAGGCGCCGCCCGGGCGGGCCTTGGTCTCGAAGCCAGCCACCTCGGGCGCGACCATCAGCGGCTCTTCCGGCGTGACGACGACATTGCGGGTGTCGAGGCGCTTCAGCAGGGTGGCGGTGGGCTCGCAGGCCACCACCTCGCCGCGGTTGACGATGGCGATCTGGTCGCAGAGCTCCTGGGCCTCTTCCAGATAATGGGTGGTGAGCACGATGGTCACGCCCTTGCGGTTCAGCTCCACCACATAGGCCCAGAGCTGGCGGCGCAGCTCCACGTCCACCCCGGCGGTGGGCTCGTCCAGGATCAGCAC
This genomic stretch from Phenylobacterium sp. LH3H17 harbors:
- a CDS encoding HAD-IA family hydrolase, which gives rise to MTVEAVIWDFGGVFTTSPFEAFARYEAANGVPKDLIRKVNSTNPDTNAWALFERNEVDARGFDDLFLAESTALGHPVPGRDVLPLLSGAVRPRMVAALRTCKAHFKVGCITNNMVSHHSPGADAPQQAAGAMGQILPLFDHVIESSKAGVRKPDPRIYLMMCEALAVAPENCVYLDDLGINCKPAAALGMRAIKVTDVDLTLAELSAATGLIFEAEISA
- a CDS encoding VanZ family protein, which encodes MRATFAFIPRPLRLGVFLLAVGVILYLTLAPSEDVPGDSLIWDKAAHAIAFGLLVLIGLLFSTHRRWKVVLAVWGLAVGIEVAQAMMPFGRQGDWRDALADTVGIVIGLTFWSLARRLKPRPPALEKDLSLQ
- a CDS encoding MmcQ/YjbR family DNA-binding protein, whose translation is MPDPETPVLSPDPQAVLARLRAASLSLAETDEVISHGIPAFRVAGKMFAYFRHNHHGDDLTVVCVKTSGRDEQELLMELDPDLYSWPAYLGPSGWISINLAPDDTDWTHVADRLGASWRLAAPKRLLPVV
- the pseB gene encoding UDP-N-acetylglucosamine 4,6-dehydratase (inverting) — encoded protein: MGRFAPTSLDLDGKVILVTGGTGSFGRRFIETVLTQAKPRKLIVYSRDELKQHEMQIDLAEKFDAATLTPMRFFLGDVRDRERLQLAMRGVDIVIHAAALKQVPAAEYNPSECIHTNIMGAENVVWACLYNHVKQVVALSTDKACNPVNLYGATKLASDKTFVAANNLSGDIGTRFSVVRYGNVVGSRGSVAPLFQRLIAKGVTELPITDARMTRFWITLNQGVDFVLSSLNQMRGGEIFVPKIPSMKMTDLAQAMAPGVAIKVIGIRPGEKLHEMMISVDDARTTVDLGDRYAIEPAFVEYPRDPFAHTHPLVEEGFSYASDTNEEWLSGDGLLTLLEDRGPDGRRRRATD
- the pseC gene encoding UDP-4-amino-4,6-dideoxy-N-acetyl-beta-L-altrosamine transaminase, with the protein product MLPYGRQTIEDDDIAAVAQALRGDFLTTGPTVDAFEAAFREVVGAKHAIACANGTAALHLAMLALDVQPGEVVIAPSITFLATANCARYVGAEVVFADVDAETGLMTADTLADALTRVGDRKLRAVLPVHLRGDTADLPGLEALAREAGAVLVEDAPHALGSTLTVGNNVEKVGDCRHSAMATFSFHPVKTIATGEGGMVTTNDARLAERLRRLRSHGMVRPEGGDPWWYEMPEPGFNYRLSDILCALGITQLAKLDRFAARRRLLAARYAEALAPLAPLVRLATRPDWSDPVLHLMVALIDFEAAGKMRREVVEALKTRGVGTQVHYIPVHTQPYYRERYGELDLPGANAWYDRCLSLPLYPGMADEDVDQVVAALAEVLGG
- a CDS encoding Tat pathway signal protein, with the translated sequence MDSRPLLALALIAALAPGAALASGPEKKKGGGLTFIQLNTLTSTVIRPDGRRGVLTVETGIDVPDEKLRAKAEMLVPRLRAAYVQSLQIYASGMNPNSAPNADQLAIQLQRETDRVMGQKGAKLLLGTMLMN
- a CDS encoding 4a-hydroxytetrahydrobiopterin dehydratase, whose translation is MTRPARIGAQAALARLPGWSTLPGERDAIQRSFKFADFNAAFGFMTRAAIRAEQLDHHPEWFNVYNRVDVTLATHDADGVTELDVTLATFMNDAAAAAGGK
- a CDS encoding SDR family oxidoreductase produces the protein MAGRVAGKKAFITGGAQGLGAAMARKLADEGAKVSIADINHEGAKAVAAEINAAHGEGTAFAFPLDVTKEDQWIFALEEADAAMGGISVLVNNAGISRGGNIEQLSLEDWKLVMSVNVDSVFLGTKHALKYMRACQPGSIVNISSIAGLIAAHNSPVYNASKAGVWLLSKGIALHCAKQGLDIRSNSIHPTFIDTPILDPLRQQFGKEVAEGKLARQIPLGHIGEPEDIANAVLYLASDESKFMTGAELKLDGGISAM
- a CDS encoding SRPBCC family protein codes for the protein MTSANGHGRLVAPDTVRFERLLPGPVDRVWAYVTDGEMRGKWLASGVWDLRVGGRVELNFMHADLSPIKEPPPPGFEQMAGGHSAVGEVLAIDPPRMVAITWEGGSNVTFELAERGDEVLLTLTHRKLASRAELLNVAGGWHTHLGVLEDQARGRAPKPFWSAWLALKGEYEARIP